From Alligator mississippiensis isolate rAllMis1 chromosome 9, rAllMis1, whole genome shotgun sequence, one genomic window encodes:
- the LOC109280895 gene encoding C-X-C motif chemokine 6, with protein MKGGRCLCLQTMDKIVFGHTQVKTVEIFPASTSCENVEIIVSLKTGRQICLDPEAMHIKTIFQQLIRKKGKKNNKPSI; from the exons ATGAAAGGTGGAAGATGCCTGTGCCTTCAGACTATGGATAAAATTGTGTTTGGTCACACACAAGTCAAGACCGTAGAAATCTTCCCTGCATCTACCTCTTGTGAAAATGTGGAAATAAT TGTAAGTTTGAAAACTGGCAGACAAATATGCCTGGATCCCGAAGCAATGCATATTAAAACAATCTTCCAGCAGCTCATCAG gaagaagggaaagaaaaataataaacccAGCATCTGA